ACGGTGGCGGGCATCACCTTCGACTACTTCTGGATGCCCTCGCCCGACGACGTGGACCTGCCCGACCGCTGGGACCGCAACGAACGACCCAGCCGCTACGAGGACCGCTGACCCGCCGCCGCGCGCTTCGCTCCCGCGGACGCCACCGAAACCGCGTTACTCCAGCAGCGTCAGCACCGCCGCTTCCACGTCCGAAAGCACCGCCGCCTGGGGCCGCGTAGCGTCGATCCGGACGAACCGCTCGGGGTCGTCGTCGATCAGCCGCTCGTAGTTCGTCCGCACCGATTCGAGGAAGGCAACCTGTTCCATCTTGTTGGTCGACCCCGCCCGACGGGCGCCGGTCTCGGGATCGACGTCGAGGTAGATCGTCGCGTCCGGGCGGCGAGTGAACGGGGCGTGTACGTCCCGGACGTAGTCCAGGGGGTCGGCATCGAGGTCGGGGTGGGCGTCGAGCGTCGCGCCCTGGTAGGCGTACCGGGAGTCGGAGTAGCGGTCGGAGACGACGAGGCGACCCTCGGCGAGGGCGGGGCGAACCACCCGCGAGAGGTGGTCGGCGTGGTCGGCGGTGTAGAGGAACAACTCGGCCAGCGAGTCGGCGTCGGCGTCGCCGATAGAGCGGGCGACCGCCTCGCCGTACCACGACTCGGTGGGTTCACGAGTGAACACCGCGTCGGCGGGCAGGGCGTCGCTGTCGGCGAGGTGGGCGGCCGCCGAGGACTTGCCGCTACCGTCGAGCCCCTCCAGCGTCACGAGCATACCTGCCCGTCTCGGCCGCCCCACCTAAACGACTCGGTGGCGGGACGGGCGGAGGCGAACGGCGGTGGCCGAGTCTCCGAGACGGGACCGGACGGCCCGAGACGATAGCCTCATCCCGGCCGACACCGACCGAAGGAGTATGACCGACCACTTCGAGGTCCACGAGCGCGACGGGGCGGCCCGTGTCGCCGAGGTGCGCCTCGACTCGCCGGTGACGACGCCCGCGCTGGTCACCGACGCCGACCGCGCCGACGACGCGCCCGAATCGGGGATCGCGGCGCCGGTCCTGGCCGACGCCGGGACCGGCTGGGCGACCGAACCCGACGCGCCAGAGGGGGACGACTCCCGCCTCACCGTCCTGCCCGCCCGCGGGTTCCCGTCGGGGACGCCCGACGAGGTCCAGGAGGCGTTCGCGCCGGAAGTCCCCGACGCCGACTTCCCGAGCGCCGCCGTAATTTCGGCCGACACCGCCGCCGACCTGGGCACCGACGCCTACGTCCTCTCCGGCGCGCCGGGGATCGCCGGCCACGCCGCGAAGTTCGTCGACTCGATCGTCCAGGTTCGCGAGGCGATCCCCTACGACGCCGCGCTGTATCTCCCGGGTGTCGCCACGCCGGCCAACGTCGCGACGCTGGTCTACGCGGGCGTCGACCTCGTCGACGCCGACCGCGCCGTCGTCCGCGGCACGCAGGGCCGCTATCTCACCGTCGACGACCACCAGTTCCTCGAAGACCTCGACGAACTCCCCTGTGCCTGCCCCACCTGCCAGCAGCCCCGCGAAGAGTTCGACCGGCTGGACTGCGCCCGCCACAACGTCAACGCCCTCGAAGCGGCGCTCAAGACCGCCCGCCGCCGGATCCGCGACGGCCGCCTCCGCGATTACGTCGAGGGCCAGGCCCGTCACGAGCAGTGGCTCACCGCCGTCTTCCGCCGCCTCGACCAGCAGTACGGCTATCTGGAAGAGCGCACCCCCATTTTGCGACAGGCCGAGATCACCGCGGCGACCGAGGATACCATCCGACGCGTGGAGATACAGCGCTTCGCCGAGCGGGTCACCGCCCGCTATCGCAACCGCTTCGACAACCCGCTCGTGCTGGTGCCGTGTTCGGCGGGCAAACCCTACAGCGACTCCCAGAGCCACCGGCAGTACCACGACGCCGTCCAGTGGCGCGCCCACAAGGTGTCGATGACCTCCCCCATCGGCGTCGTCCCGCAGGAGCTCGAACTCACCTACCCCGCTCAGCACTACGATTCGGTGGTGACCGGCCGCTGGAGCGAAAACGAGATCGAGTTCGTCGCGAGCGTTCTAGAGCGCTACCTGGAGAACACGGACTACCCGCGGGTCATCGCGCACGTCCCCGATGACTACCGCCCCATCTGCGAGCGCGTCGAGGCCTCGCTGGGGACGGCGTTCACCTACACCGTCGAAGACCACCCCACGACCACCGACTCCCTGGGCAACCTCGCCAGCGAGCTCTCGGACGAGCTGAAGTACGGCAAGCGCGAGCGCCAGCACAACACCATCAGAGCGATCGCCGACTACCAGTTCGGGGCGGGTGCGGGCGACGAGCTGTTCGACGACCTCGCGGTTCGGGGGAGCCACCCCGGCCTGCAGGCCCACGACGGCGACGGCGAGCAACTGGCCGTGGTCGTCCGCCCCTACGGCACGCTGGCGTTCACGCTCGCCGGCGCGCGCCACTGGGTCGACAGCGACGCCCCGACCAAGCGCGTCGAGATCGACGACTTCGTCCCCCACGGGAGCGTCCTCGCGCCCGGTATCGTCGACGCCGACGAGGACGTCCGCGTCGGCGACGAGGTCGTCTTCGAGGGGCCCAGCGCCTTCGCCGTGGGCCGCGCGGAGATGTCCGGTCCCGAGATGGCCCGGTCGACGCGCGGGATCGCCGCCCAGGTCCGTCACGTCGACGAACTGTAGTGAACACCACCGGATCGATCCGAATCCTGAAGAGCGGGGACGGCGAACCTATCGGCCAATGCACGTGAGCATCGTGGGCAGCGGCTACGTCGGGACGACGGTCGCGGCCTGTCTCGCCGATCTGGGTCACGACGTGACGAACGTCGACGTCGACGAGGACACCGTCGCCGCGATCAACGACGGCGAGTCGCCGATCCACGAGCCCGGCCTCGCCGACCTCGTGGCAGAACACGCCGGGGAGACCCTGCGGGCGACCACCGACTACGACGCCGTCCGCGAGACGGACGTGACCTTCCTCGCGCTGCCGACCCCCTCCGAGGACGACGGCGCCATCGACCTAGCCTACATGGAGGCCGGCGCCGCCTCGCTGGGCGAAGCGCTAGCCGACAAAGACGGCGACCACCTCGTCGTCGTCAAGAGCACCGTCGTCCCCGGGTCGACCGAGGAGGTCGTCGCACCCGCGATCGAGGAGACCTCGGGCAAGACCGCCGGCGAAGGGTTCCACGTCGCGATGAACCCCGAATTCCTCCGCATGGGCACCGCCGTCGCGGACTTCCTCGACCCCCAGAAGATCGTCTTCGGCGCCCGCGAATCGGCGGCCTACGACACGCTGGGCGAGGTGTTCGAACCGCTGGTCGCGGAGAGCGACGCCACCGTCGTCGAGACCGGGATCCGCGAGGCCGAGATGATCAAGTACGCCAACAACGGCTTTCTCGCCTCGAAGGTTTCGCTCATCAACGACATCGGGAACGTCTGCAAGGAGTTCGACGTCGACGCCTACGAAGTCGCCGACGCCATCGCCTTAGACGACCGTATCGGTGGGAAATTCCTCCGGTCAGGGATCGGGTACGGCGGCAGCTGCTTTCCGAAAGACGTGAATGCGATTATAGCAGCCGCACACGACGCCGGCTACGAGCCGCCGATGCTCGAAGCCGCGGTCGAAGTGAACGCTCTCCAGCCCGAACGTCTCCTCTCGCTGCTAGACGAGCGGGCAGACGTGGCCGGTGAGCGCGTCGCCGTCCTCGGGCTTTCGTTCAAGCCCGGGACGGACGACGTTCGGAAGACGCGGGCGGTGCCGGTCATCGAAGGACTGCAGGAACGCGGTGCGGAGGTGGTCGCCTACGACCCCGTGGCGACCGAGCGCTTCGACGAACACTACCCCGAGATCGAGATCGACTACGCCGACAGCGCGGCCGGAGCGCTGGAAGGGGCCCGCGCGGCGGTCGCAGTCACCGACTGGGACGAGTTCGCCGCACTCGATTCGGCGTTCGACGCGATGGCGACGCCACTGGTCCTCGACGGTCGACACGTTATCGAGCGCCGCGAAGGGATCGACTACGTCGGCCTGACGTGGTAGTCGGCCCGAACGGAATACCCGGATCGACCCGGTCTCCCGTTCACGCCCCGTAGCGTTCGCCCCCGCCTCTACCGCTTCCGTATCCCGCTGTCCGACCGATCACTATCAGATAACAGTAGTGTCTACCGGATTAAACATCAAATCGCAGATAATATATGAATAAAATACGTTTTTCGAAACTACCGGAAAATTTGTCGTTCGATACCGGTCGTTCTGACGAGCGGAAGGTCACTCGAGTGTCGACGAGAGAGGCGTTCCGGGAGCAGTCGTATCCG
This DNA window, taken from Halosimplex litoreum, encodes the following:
- the tmk gene encoding dTMP kinase codes for the protein MLVTLEGLDGSGKSSAAAHLADSDALPADAVFTREPTESWYGEAVARSIGDADADSLAELFLYTADHADHLSRVVRPALAEGRLVVSDRYSDSRYAYQGATLDAHPDLDADPLDYVRDVHAPFTRRPDATIYLDVDPETGARRAGSTNKMEQVAFLESVRTNYERLIDDDPERFVRIDATRPQAAVLSDVEAAVLTLLE
- the aglM gene encoding UDP-glucose 6-dehydrogenase AglM yields the protein MHVSIVGSGYVGTTVAACLADLGHDVTNVDVDEDTVAAINDGESPIHEPGLADLVAEHAGETLRATTDYDAVRETDVTFLALPTPSEDDGAIDLAYMEAGAASLGEALADKDGDHLVVVKSTVVPGSTEEVVAPAIEETSGKTAGEGFHVAMNPEFLRMGTAVADFLDPQKIVFGARESAAYDTLGEVFEPLVAESDATVVETGIREAEMIKYANNGFLASKVSLINDIGNVCKEFDVDAYEVADAIALDDRIGGKFLRSGIGYGGSCFPKDVNAIIAAAHDAGYEPPMLEAAVEVNALQPERLLSLLDERADVAGERVAVLGLSFKPGTDDVRKTRAVPVIEGLQERGAEVVAYDPVATERFDEHYPEIEIDYADSAAGALEGARAAVAVTDWDEFAALDSAFDAMATPLVLDGRHVIERREGIDYVGLTW
- the arcS gene encoding archaeosine synthase subunit alpha; translated protein: MTDHFEVHERDGAARVAEVRLDSPVTTPALVTDADRADDAPESGIAAPVLADAGTGWATEPDAPEGDDSRLTVLPARGFPSGTPDEVQEAFAPEVPDADFPSAAVISADTAADLGTDAYVLSGAPGIAGHAAKFVDSIVQVREAIPYDAALYLPGVATPANVATLVYAGVDLVDADRAVVRGTQGRYLTVDDHQFLEDLDELPCACPTCQQPREEFDRLDCARHNVNALEAALKTARRRIRDGRLRDYVEGQARHEQWLTAVFRRLDQQYGYLEERTPILRQAEITAATEDTIRRVEIQRFAERVTARYRNRFDNPLVLVPCSAGKPYSDSQSHRQYHDAVQWRAHKVSMTSPIGVVPQELELTYPAQHYDSVVTGRWSENEIEFVASVLERYLENTDYPRVIAHVPDDYRPICERVEASLGTAFTYTVEDHPTTTDSLGNLASELSDELKYGKRERQHNTIRAIADYQFGAGAGDELFDDLAVRGSHPGLQAHDGDGEQLAVVVRPYGTLAFTLAGARHWVDSDAPTKRVEIDDFVPHGSVLAPGIVDADEDVRVGDEVVFEGPSAFAVGRAEMSGPEMARSTRGIAAQVRHVDEL